The following are encoded together in the Janthinobacterium sp. Marseille genome:
- the ubiD gene encoding 4-hydroxy-3-polyprenylbenzoate decarboxylase, with product MKYSDLRDFISQLQQMGELKRINVPVSPYLEMTEICDRTLRAAGPALLFEQPTGQKIPVLGNLFGTPHRVALGMGATDVSELRKIGHVLAMLKEPEPPKGFKDIMGLGSLVKSIWDMAPKELRGAPCHDIVWEGNDVDLARLPIQHCWPGDIAPLITWGLVITKGPHKKRQNLGIYRQQVIGRNKVIMRWLAQRGGALDFREHSIVNRGQPYPIAVALGADPATILGAVTPVPDSLSEYQFAGLLRGSRTELVKALGSELRVPASAEIVLEGHIYPDESHPSGYEHALEGPYGDHTGYYNEQDSFPVFTIDRITMRRDPIYHSTYTGKPPDEPAVLGVALNEVFIPLLQKQFSEILDFYLPPEGCSYRMAVVQMKKAYPGHAKRVMFGVWSFLRQFMYTKFIVVVDEDVNIRDWKEVIWAITTRVDPIRDTTLVDNTPIDYLDFASPVSGLGSKMGIDATNKWPGETDREWGRTITMTDEVKKRVDQIWQELGI from the coding sequence ATGAAATATTCTGATTTACGCGACTTCATTTCTCAGTTGCAACAAATGGGCGAACTTAAGCGCATAAACGTACCAGTTTCGCCTTATTTAGAGATGACGGAGATTTGCGACCGCACTTTGCGGGCTGCAGGTCCGGCACTGTTGTTCGAGCAACCGACCGGTCAAAAAATTCCCGTGCTCGGCAATCTTTTCGGTACGCCGCATCGCGTCGCACTCGGTATGGGTGCCACGGATGTGAGTGAATTGCGCAAGATTGGCCACGTGCTGGCCATGCTGAAGGAGCCGGAACCACCGAAGGGTTTCAAGGACATCATGGGCCTCGGCTCATTGGTGAAATCGATCTGGGATATGGCGCCGAAAGAATTGCGCGGCGCACCTTGCCACGACATCGTGTGGGAAGGCAATGACGTGGACCTCGCGCGCCTGCCGATCCAGCATTGCTGGCCGGGCGATATCGCACCCTTGATTACCTGGGGCCTGGTGATTACCAAAGGGCCGCACAAGAAACGGCAGAATCTCGGGATTTATCGCCAGCAGGTGATAGGCCGCAACAAGGTCATCATGCGCTGGCTGGCCCAACGCGGCGGCGCGCTCGACTTCCGCGAACACAGTATTGTTAACCGCGGCCAGCCGTATCCGATCGCGGTCGCGCTTGGCGCCGACCCCGCTACTATATTAGGAGCGGTGACGCCGGTACCGGATAGTTTGTCCGAATACCAGTTCGCCGGCCTCTTGCGCGGCAGCCGCACCGAGCTGGTCAAAGCCCTGGGTAGTGAATTGCGCGTACCGGCTTCGGCCGAGATCGTGCTGGAAGGGCATATCTACCCGGACGAATCGCATCCATCCGGTTATGAGCATGCGCTGGAAGGCCCTTATGGCGACCATACTGGTTACTATAATGAGCAGGATTCCTTCCCGGTCTTTACGATAGATCGCATCACGATGCGGCGCGACCCTATCTATCACTCGACCTATACCGGCAAACCACCGGATGAGCCGGCGGTGCTGGGTGTGGCACTGAATGAAGTCTTCATTCCATTGTTGCAAAAGCAATTCTCTGAAATCCTCGACTTCTACCTGCCGCCGGAAGGTTGCAGCTACCGGATGGCGGTGGTGCAGATGAAGAAGGCTTATCCGGGCCATGCCAAGCGCGTGATGTTTGGCGTCTGGAGCTTCCTGCGCCAGTTTATGTATACCAAGTTCATTGTGGTGGTCGATGAAGACGTCAATATCCGCGACTGGAAGGAAGTTATCTGGGCGATCACTACCCGTGTTGATCCGATCCGCGATACGACGCTGGTTGATAACACGCCTATCGATTACCTGGACTTTGCTTCACCGGTCAGCGGCCTTGGCAGCAAGATGGGGATAGATGCGACCAATAAGTGGCCGGGTGAAACCGACCGCGAATGGGGGCGTACCATCACGATGACGGACGAGGTCAAAAAGCGCGTCGACCAGATCTGGCAAGAGTTGGGTATTTAA
- a CDS encoding transglycosylase SLT domain-containing protein, whose translation MLNRITMAMRKAAKQSARQVIAHSTTMRTTNNKVVATARHALMALGLTAIATLALMFFKPEVAEKIQAISPFSDAVAATPSDEDMSPIANLMDDPASAVVEDMPVVSTNPAMLGTDIQQQRVTQWISKRYRVANDATNMLVSAAYLTAKEINLDPLLILAVMAIESRFNPFAESPVGAQGLMQVMSKVHHDKFAEMGGTQAALNPVANIRVGSLILKEYVSRGGSVEAGLKRYVGAAGMDSDAGYGAKVLGEYDRLKAVASGKRVSAFATMASRAAPKAQPVPNVIQEKSAALEDKNAQKLDGDKFTSL comes from the coding sequence ATGTTAAATCGAATTACCATGGCGATGCGTAAAGCCGCCAAGCAATCCGCACGACAGGTGATTGCGCATTCGACCACGATGCGCACCACCAATAATAAAGTCGTCGCAACCGCACGCCACGCCTTGATGGCGCTGGGCCTGACAGCAATCGCAACCCTGGCCTTGATGTTCTTCAAGCCGGAAGTCGCGGAAAAAATCCAAGCCATTTCGCCGTTCTCGGACGCCGTAGCGGCCACGCCTTCGGATGAAGACATGTCGCCTATCGCTAACCTGATGGACGATCCGGCTTCTGCCGTAGTCGAGGATATGCCGGTTGTCAGCACCAATCCTGCGATGTTGGGTACCGACATCCAGCAGCAACGCGTCACGCAATGGATCTCCAAGCGTTACCGCGTGGCGAACGATGCGACCAATATGCTGGTTTCGGCCGCATACCTGACGGCCAAGGAAATCAACCTCGATCCGCTGCTGATCCTGGCTGTGATGGCAATTGAATCACGCTTCAACCCGTTTGCCGAAAGCCCGGTAGGCGCGCAAGGCTTGATGCAAGTCATGTCAAAAGTGCATCACGACAAGTTTGCTGAAATGGGCGGCACCCAGGCTGCACTGAACCCGGTTGCCAACATCCGTGTCGGTTCGCTGATCCTGAAAGAGTATGTCTCCCGTGGCGGCTCGGTAGAAGCCGGCCTGAAACGCTATGTAGGCGCTGCAGGCATGGATAGTGACGCTGGTTACGGCGCCAAGGTCCTGGGCGAGTACGACCGCCTGAAAGCGGTTGCGAGCGGCAAGCGCGTTTCCGCCTTTGCTACGATGGCAAGCCGTGCCGCACCAAAAGCGCAGCCGGTACCAAATGTTATCCAGGAGAAATCCGCAGCACTGGAAGACAAGAACGCACAAAAGCTGGATGGTGACAAATTCACATCACTGTAA
- a CDS encoding pyridoxal phosphate-dependent aminotransferase produces MSSHLTQLASRLQHIAPFHVMELAKMAAELERQGRHIIHMGIGEPDFTAAQPVIDAATRAMADGKLQYTSATGLPELRAAIAAHYQAVYGIEIDPARIIVTAGASAALLLACAALVEKDAQVLMSDPSYPCNRHFVAAFDGQAKMIASGPEHRFQLSAAMVEQNWCAQTRGVLLASPSNPTGTSIEADELRKIVEVVRAKQGFTIVDEIYNGLRYDAEPFSALSLGEDVIVINSFSKYFNMTGWRLGWLVVPPELVQAIEKLAQNLFICASSLAQHAGLACFEPEALAIYEARKAEFKRRRDYIVPALEGLGFKVPVMPDGAFYVYADCSAWSDDADQLTVDILNEAGVVIVPGLDFGPSTAHQYVRVSYATSMENLQEAVARLRAFRDRRIK; encoded by the coding sequence TTGTCTTCGCATCTCACACAACTCGCTTCGCGCCTGCAACACATCGCGCCTTTCCATGTCATGGAATTGGCGAAGATGGCGGCCGAGCTGGAGCGACAAGGGCGGCACATCATCCATATGGGCATAGGTGAGCCGGACTTTACCGCGGCACAACCGGTCATAGATGCCGCGACGCGCGCGATGGCAGATGGAAAATTGCAGTACACCTCGGCCACCGGTTTGCCGGAATTGCGCGCCGCGATCGCCGCGCATTACCAGGCGGTGTACGGAATAGAAATCGATCCTGCACGCATTATCGTGACCGCGGGTGCATCGGCCGCCTTATTGCTGGCCTGTGCCGCTTTGGTGGAAAAGGATGCGCAGGTACTGATGTCGGATCCTTCGTATCCATGCAATCGTCATTTCGTCGCCGCCTTTGACGGGCAGGCCAAGATGATCGCGAGCGGTCCCGAGCATCGCTTCCAGTTATCCGCCGCGATGGTGGAGCAAAACTGGTGTGCGCAAACGCGCGGCGTTTTGCTGGCGTCGCCGTCGAATCCGACCGGGACCTCGATAGAGGCCGATGAGTTGCGCAAGATAGTTGAAGTGGTAAGGGCGAAGCAGGGCTTTACCATCGTCGATGAAATCTATAACGGCTTGCGCTACGATGCCGAACCGTTTTCCGCCTTGTCGCTGGGCGAGGATGTGATCGTCATCAATAGCTTTTCCAAGTACTTCAATATGACCGGCTGGCGTCTCGGCTGGCTGGTGGTGCCACCGGAATTGGTGCAAGCCATTGAGAAGCTGGCGCAAAACCTCTTCATCTGCGCATCCAGCCTGGCGCAGCATGCGGGGCTGGCTTGCTTCGAACCGGAAGCCTTGGCGATTTATGAAGCGCGCAAGGCGGAGTTCAAGCGTCGTCGCGACTATATCGTGCCGGCACTGGAAGGGCTGGGCTTCAAGGTACCGGTGATGCCGGACGGGGCCTTCTATGTATACGCCGATTGCAGCGCCTGGTCCGATGATGCGGATCAGCTGACGGTGGATATCCTGAATGAAGCGGGCGTGGTGATCGTACCGGGACTGGATTTCGGTCCGTCTACCGCGCATCAGTATGTGCGGGTGTCGTATGCGACTTCGATGGAAAACCTGCAGGAGGCGGTGGCGCGGCTACGGGCTTTCCGTGATCGGCGTATTAAGTAA
- the nusB gene encoding transcription antitermination factor NusB has translation MTQKTDHANPSKNRTPRHRAREFALQGLYQWLLNNEDVRVIETHIRQAHGFDKADAEHFDALLYGTVKQVGELRAGLAPLIDREISALSPVEHAALLIGAFELKNHIEIPYKVVINEAVELTKSFGGIDGHKYVNGVLDKFAVSAREVEINAGRKG, from the coding sequence ATGACCCAAAAAACCGACCACGCCAATCCGAGCAAAAACCGCACGCCGCGCCATCGCGCCCGTGAGTTTGCCTTGCAAGGCCTGTATCAATGGCTGCTGAATAATGAAGATGTACGCGTGATTGAAACGCATATTCGCCAGGCGCATGGTTTCGACAAAGCCGATGCCGAGCATTTTGATGCACTGCTATACGGCACCGTCAAACAAGTCGGCGAATTGCGCGCCGGCCTGGCACCGTTGATAGACCGTGAAATTTCGGCCTTGTCACCGGTTGAGCACGCTGCCTTGTTGATCGGTGCCTTCGAGTTGAAAAACCATATCGAAATCCCGTACAAGGTTGTCATCAACGAAGCGGTCGAACTGACCAAATCGTTTGGCGGCATAGACGGCCACAAATACGTCAATGGCGTACTGGACAAGTTTGCCGTCAGCGCACGCGAAGTGGAAATCAACGCCGGTCGCAAGGGCTGA
- the ribH gene encoding 6,7-dimethyl-8-ribityllumazine synthase: MTVGSYEMNLAGQGLRIGIVQARFNQDVCHGLLASCLAELKHLGVEDEDVLHVTVPGALEIPLALRKMAETLQFDALIAIGAVIRGETYHFELVSNESGAGITRVGLDFGLPIANAVLTTDTDEQAEARMEEKGADAARVAVEMANLTIALEDLADAADDQE, from the coding sequence ATGACAGTAGGCAGCTACGAAATGAATTTGGCAGGACAGGGTTTGCGCATCGGTATCGTGCAGGCACGTTTCAACCAGGATGTGTGCCACGGTTTGCTGGCATCTTGCCTGGCCGAGTTGAAACACCTGGGTGTCGAAGACGAAGATGTCTTGCATGTCACGGTACCCGGCGCGCTTGAAATTCCTTTGGCTTTGCGCAAGATGGCTGAAACCCTGCAATTCGATGCACTGATCGCCATCGGCGCGGTGATCCGTGGTGAGACCTATCACTTCGAGCTGGTGTCGAATGAATCCGGTGCCGGCATCACCCGCGTCGGCCTCGACTTTGGTTTGCCGATCGCGAATGCGGTATTGACCACCGATACCGATGAGCAGGCAGAAGCACGGATGGAAGAAAAAGGCGCTGATGCCGCCCGCGTTGCGGTGGAGATGGCGAACCTGACGATTGCGCTGGAAGACCTGGCCGACGCAGCCGACGACCAGGAATAA
- the ribBA gene encoding bifunctional 3,4-dihydroxy-2-butanone-4-phosphate synthase/GTP cyclohydrolase II, whose product MSISTTQEIVAELRAGRMVILVDEEDRENEGDLVLAAEFVTPEAINFMAKFGRGLVCLTLTEERCDQLALTMMTTRNGTSYGTNFTVSIEAAEGVTTGISAADRAKTIQVAVAKNAKPSDIVQPGHIFPLKAQKGGVLMRAGHTEAGCDFAELAGLTPAAVICEIMKDDGTMARLPDLIEFAKEHGLKIGTIADLIHYRSQHETIVDRVGERVMETVYGSFKTIVYRDKPSGGAHLALVHGDISADQETLVRVHQPVSVLDWLETKATTHSWNLASAMAAIKQSERGVMVLLNCEESADEFFSQFEALNNPESRPQQRAAHMDLRTYGIGAQILKDLSVGKMKLLANQRKMPSMAGFDLEVTGYQARTDN is encoded by the coding sequence ATGTCCATTTCAACTACCCAAGAAATCGTTGCAGAATTGCGTGCCGGTCGCATGGTGATTCTGGTCGATGAAGAAGACCGTGAAAACGAGGGCGACCTGGTCCTGGCCGCCGAGTTCGTAACGCCGGAAGCGATCAATTTCATGGCCAAGTTCGGCCGTGGCCTGGTATGCCTGACGCTGACCGAAGAGCGTTGCGACCAACTGGCGCTGACCATGATGACGACGCGCAACGGCACTTCCTACGGCACCAATTTCACTGTATCTATCGAAGCGGCGGAAGGCGTGACGACTGGTATTTCGGCAGCTGACCGCGCGAAGACCATTCAGGTGGCGGTGGCGAAGAATGCCAAACCGTCCGATATCGTGCAGCCGGGCCATATTTTCCCGCTGAAGGCGCAAAAGGGCGGTGTCCTGATGCGCGCCGGCCATACCGAAGCCGGTTGTGATTTTGCCGAGCTGGCGGGTTTGACCCCGGCCGCAGTGATTTGCGAAATCATGAAAGACGACGGCACCATGGCGCGCCTGCCGGATTTGATCGAATTCGCCAAGGAACATGGTTTGAAGATAGGCACGATTGCCGACCTGATCCATTACCGCAGCCAGCATGAAACCATCGTCGACCGCGTCGGCGAGCGTGTGATGGAAACCGTGTACGGCAGCTTCAAGACTATCGTCTACCGTGACAAGCCTAGCGGCGGCGCGCATTTGGCGCTGGTGCATGGTGATATCTCGGCGGATCAGGAAACCCTGGTGCGTGTGCATCAGCCGGTGTCGGTACTGGATTGGCTGGAAACCAAGGCGACCACCCACTCGTGGAACCTGGCTTCGGCGATGGCCGCGATCAAGCAGTCGGAACGCGGTGTGATGGTTTTGCTCAATTGCGAAGAATCGGCCGATGAATTCTTTAGCCAGTTTGAAGCCCTGAATAATCCGGAAAGCCGGCCACAGCAACGTGCCGCGCATATGGATTTGCGTACTTACGGTATCGGTGCACAGATCCTGAAAGACCTGTCGGTCGGCAAGATGAAGTTGCTGGCGAACCAGCGCAAGATGCCGTCGATGGCAGGTTTCGATCTGGAAGTAACCGGTTACCAGGCACGCACCGATAATTGA
- a CDS encoding LysR substrate-binding domain-containing protein — protein MNDLSDLAFFSVLVKQGSLAAVARELGVTPPAVTKRLANLEQRLGVRLLNRTTRTMSVTHEGEIYLAEGARILTEIEELERAVSRSRAVPKGLLRINATFGFGRRHIAPAVSDFIEKYPEIEVQLQLSDRPANLIDQAFDIGIRIGEMPDARIIARKIAANRRLLCAAPAYIKRHGTPSVPRDLQKLQCIVLRENDAAYGSWHLHKGKRQESIKVRGALSSNDGETTLAWALAGHGILMRSQWDVAAYLRSGRLVEVLADWSLPPSDIYAVYPERLNLSAKVTAFVDFVSARFASRLSEAGDSW, from the coding sequence ATGAATGATCTCTCGGATTTGGCCTTTTTCTCCGTGCTGGTGAAGCAGGGCAGCCTGGCGGCCGTGGCGCGTGAGCTGGGCGTAACGCCGCCGGCAGTGACCAAACGCCTGGCGAACCTGGAGCAGCGCCTCGGCGTGCGCCTGCTGAATCGCACCACGCGCACCATGAGCGTGACGCATGAAGGCGAGATTTACCTGGCCGAAGGTGCGCGCATCCTGACCGAGATTGAGGAACTGGAGCGTGCGGTCAGCCGTAGTCGGGCGGTACCCAAGGGTTTGCTGCGCATCAATGCGACTTTTGGTTTCGGGCGTAGACACATTGCGCCGGCCGTGTCCGACTTCATCGAAAAGTATCCGGAAATTGAAGTGCAACTGCAGTTATCCGACCGGCCTGCCAACCTGATCGACCAGGCTTTCGACATCGGCATACGGATAGGCGAGATGCCGGATGCCCGCATCATTGCGCGCAAGATCGCAGCCAACCGACGCCTGCTGTGTGCGGCACCGGCATATATAAAGCGGCATGGCACACCGTCGGTACCGCGCGATTTGCAAAAGCTGCAATGCATCGTGCTACGCGAAAACGATGCCGCCTATGGCAGCTGGCATTTGCATAAGGGCAAACGGCAGGAAAGCATCAAGGTGCGGGGCGCGCTCAGCAGCAATGACGGTGAAACCACGCTGGCCTGGGCGCTGGCCGGACACGGCATATTGATGCGCTCGCAATGGGATGTGGCGGCTTACCTGCGCTCCGGCCGTCTGGTCGAAGTGCTGGCGGACTGGAGCCTGCCGCCGTCGGATATCTATGCGGTGTACCCGGAACGGCTGAACCTCTCGGCCAAGGTCACGGCTTTCGTGGACTTTGTCAGTGCCCGCTTCGCGTCGCGCCTGTCAGAGGCTGGTGATTCCTGGTAG
- a CDS encoding alpha/beta hydrolase produces MFAGFERHNAKVNGVNIAYIKGGQGPALLLLHGHPQTHVIWHKVADTLAQHYTVIASDLRGYGDSDKPQGLPDHSNYSKRVMGEDQIALMQQLGFEQFLLMAHDRGGRVAYRMALDHPEVIRKLVILDVAPTLAMYEKANRAFATAYYHWFFLTRPAPFPETLINSHPDVYLQHTIAGRSAGMKPFTPEAYAEYLRCLRDPATIHGICEDYRASAGIDLEHERTDLAAGNKIQAPMLALWGKHGVIEQCFQPLAEWQHLAANVRGHALDCGHYIPEDEPQLLLDEVLPFLAD; encoded by the coding sequence ATGTTTGCAGGATTCGAACGACACAACGCCAAAGTGAACGGCGTCAACATTGCCTATATCAAAGGCGGCCAGGGTCCGGCCCTGCTCCTCTTGCACGGCCATCCGCAAACCCATGTGATCTGGCACAAGGTGGCGGATACCCTGGCACAACACTACACCGTCATCGCCAGCGACTTGCGCGGCTATGGCGACAGCGACAAACCGCAAGGCTTGCCGGACCACAGCAATTACTCGAAACGCGTGATGGGTGAAGACCAGATCGCGCTGATGCAGCAACTCGGCTTCGAGCAATTCCTCTTGATGGCACACGATCGCGGCGGCCGCGTCGCTTACCGCATGGCACTCGATCATCCGGAAGTCATACGCAAGCTGGTGATACTCGACGTCGCACCGACGCTGGCGATGTATGAAAAAGCCAATCGCGCCTTTGCCACTGCTTACTACCACTGGTTCTTCCTGACCCGTCCGGCACCGTTTCCGGAAACCCTGATCAATTCGCATCCGGACGTCTACCTGCAGCACACCATCGCCGGTCGCAGCGCCGGGATGAAACCGTTCACGCCGGAAGCCTACGCCGAATACCTGCGCTGCCTGCGCGACCCGGCCACCATCCATGGCATCTGTGAAGATTACCGCGCCAGCGCCGGCATCGACCTCGAGCATGAACGGACCGACCTCGCCGCCGGTAACAAAATCCAGGCACCGATGCTGGCTTTGTGGGGCAAACATGGCGTGATCGAACAATGCTTCCAGCCGCTAGCCGAATGGCAACACCTCGCCGCCAATGTGCGCGGCCACGCCCTCGATTGCGGCCACTACATACCGGAAGACGAGCCGCAACTCTTGCTGGATGAAGTCCTGCCCTTCCTCGCTGATTGA
- the leuC gene encoding 3-isopropylmalate dehydratase large subunit, whose translation MQTRTLYQKLVDSHTVSRLDEQHVLLYVDLHIMNEYTSPQAFAGLRAQGRTVLRPRQQLAVVSHIIPTHPVQVGQRVIFDPPSALQATNLKKNCTEYGIKLLDTNDAEQGIEHIIAPEHGWVRPGMVVLCGDSHTTTYGALGALGFGIGTSEVEHILATQTLVYRLADNMRIRVDGELPVGTSVKDLVLLIISRIGAQGARGYAVEFCGSTIAALSAEARMTLCNMAVEAGARAALIRPDATTFAYIKAHATDLDEAAYAQAQQDWQTLYSDEDAAFEVDHQFDAREVAPYVTWGTSPDQAIPVNGHIPDTAQNDNKALHYMGLSAGASLLGLPIERVFIGSCTNGRIEDLRIAAGIIAGQHVANGVRAMVVPGSGAVRRQAEQEGLADIFIAAGFEWRQPGCSMCLAMNDDVLTPGERCASTTNRNFEGRQGREGRTHLMSPAMAAAAAIRGCISDVRDLAKEQAHV comes from the coding sequence ATGCAAACCCGCACGCTATACCAAAAACTGGTGGACTCGCATACCGTGAGCCGCCTCGACGAGCAACACGTATTGCTCTATGTCGACCTGCACATCATGAATGAATACACCAGTCCGCAAGCCTTTGCAGGTTTGCGCGCCCAGGGTCGCACGGTACTGCGCCCGCGCCAGCAACTGGCGGTGGTGTCACACATTATCCCGACCCATCCGGTGCAGGTCGGACAGCGCGTGATCTTCGATCCGCCATCCGCCTTGCAGGCGACCAACCTGAAAAAGAATTGCACCGAATACGGCATCAAGCTGCTGGATACCAATGATGCGGAACAAGGCATAGAACACATCATCGCGCCGGAACACGGCTGGGTCCGTCCCGGCATGGTGGTACTGTGCGGCGATAGCCACACCACCACTTATGGCGCACTGGGTGCACTCGGTTTCGGCATCGGCACCTCGGAAGTCGAGCACATACTCGCGACACAAACACTGGTGTACCGGCTCGCCGACAATATGCGCATACGGGTCGACGGCGAGCTGCCTGTCGGCACTTCGGTCAAGGACCTGGTCTTGCTCATCATCAGCCGCATCGGTGCGCAAGGTGCGCGCGGTTATGCGGTCGAATTCTGTGGCAGCACGATCGCGGCACTGTCTGCGGAAGCACGCATGACCTTGTGCAATATGGCGGTCGAAGCCGGTGCGCGTGCGGCGCTGATCCGGCCGGATGCGACTACCTTCGCCTATATCAAGGCGCATGCAACTGACTTGGATGAAGCCGCTTACGCACAGGCACAACAAGACTGGCAAACGCTGTACTCGGATGAAGATGCCGCGTTTGAAGTTGACCATCAATTCGATGCGCGTGAAGTCGCACCGTATGTCACCTGGGGCACCAGCCCGGACCAGGCGATCCCGGTCAATGGCCACATTCCGGACACGGCACAGAACGATAACAAGGCACTGCACTATATGGGCTTGTCGGCCGGTGCATCACTGCTCGGCTTGCCGATAGAACGCGTCTTCATCGGTTCCTGCACCAATGGTCGCATCGAAGATTTGCGCATTGCCGCCGGCATCATCGCCGGCCAGCATGTCGCTAATGGCGTGCGTGCGATGGTGGTGCCGGGTTCAGGTGCAGTGCGACGCCAGGCGGAGCAGGAAGGCCTGGCCGATATCTTTATCGCTGCCGGTTTTGAATGGCGCCAGCCCGGTTGCTCAATGTGCCTGGCAATGAATGATGATGTGTTGACGCCTGGCGAACGCTGCGCGTCGACTACCAATCGCAACTTCGAAGGACGCCAGGGCCGTGAAGGCCGCACCCACCTGATGAGTCCGGCGATGGCCGCCGCCGCGGCGATTCGCGGTTGTATTTCGGATGTACGTGATTTGGCGAAGGAGCAAGCCCATGTCTGA
- the leuD gene encoding 3-isopropylmalate dehydratase small subunit encodes MSDQTLLQGVAAPLLLANLDTDQIMPKQFLRIIDKAGLAKGVLYDLRFHPDGSPRPDFILNQPAFSNSKFLIGGPNFGCGSSREHAVWGLQQLGIEAIIAPSFGEIFFGNALNNRLLLIMLEQEKIAVLLDDMESSGMQLQIDLNAMTVSSASHSFPFTLAARHRKMIVEGLDMIGATMQLLPEIERFEQSHDARFPWTKVLPAA; translated from the coding sequence ATGTCTGACCAAACCCTGCTGCAAGGCGTCGCGGCACCCTTATTACTGGCCAATCTCGACACCGACCAAATCATGCCCAAGCAATTCCTGCGCATCATCGATAAGGCAGGTTTGGCAAAAGGCGTTTTATACGATTTGCGTTTTCATCCGGATGGCAGCCCGCGCCCGGATTTCATCCTGAACCAGCCAGCGTTTAGCAATAGCAAATTCCTCATCGGTGGTCCCAACTTCGGTTGTGGTTCCAGCCGTGAACACGCCGTCTGGGGCTTGCAACAGCTCGGCATAGAAGCCATCATCGCGCCCAGCTTTGGTGAAATCTTCTTTGGCAATGCGCTGAATAATCGCTTGTTGCTGATCATGCTGGAGCAGGAAAAAATAGCGGTGCTGCTGGATGATATGGAAAGCAGCGGCATGCAATTGCAGATAGATTTAAATGCGATGACCGTCAGCAGCGCGTCGCACAGCTTCCCGTTTACGCTGGCGGCACGTCACCGCAAAATGATAGTCGAAGGACTCGACATGATAGGTGCGACCATGCAGCTATTGCCCGAGATAGAACGCTTCGAACAAAGCCACGATGCACGTTTCCCGTGGACCAAGGTGCTGCCCGCCGCCTGA
- a CDS encoding phosphate/phosphite/phosphonate ABC transporter substrate-binding protein, whose amino-acid sequence MRAIHFVLSALSLFLVMASVQAAECERPARLHFSLVPQSDLQKDVASLKPLFADLQTALGIPVEVVMPTSYGAVVEDLLSGAVDLARLGPAAYVSAKKQDPGITAFATVSRKMPGQTEEDTFYHSVLIVRSNGPYQTIESLRGKSLALVDPDSTSGALIPRHVFPRVVQTPLEKYFGQLVYSGAHDQSMQNLKKGKIDAAFISSASLAMPVANSGVKTEDFRVLWRSAAIPRNPFVLRGRLCADIKKKIIAVFLDSGGNANENLMRQLNVTRFVPVSDKDYQIVRDLP is encoded by the coding sequence ATGCGCGCCATACATTTTGTTCTCAGTGCCTTATCGCTATTTTTGGTGATGGCATCAGTGCAGGCTGCCGAATGCGAGCGCCCGGCACGCCTGCATTTTTCGCTGGTGCCGCAGAGCGACTTGCAAAAAGATGTGGCATCGCTGAAGCCCTTGTTTGCCGATTTGCAGACTGCGCTTGGCATACCGGTTGAAGTGGTGATGCCGACTTCCTATGGTGCAGTGGTCGAGGATTTGTTATCCGGTGCAGTGGACCTGGCACGCCTGGGACCGGCCGCCTATGTGTCGGCGAAGAAGCAGGACCCGGGTATTACCGCATTCGCGACTGTGTCGCGCAAGATGCCGGGGCAAACCGAAGAAGATACCTTTTACCACTCGGTCCTGATCGTGCGCAGTAACGGTCCCTACCAAACCATAGAATCCCTGCGCGGCAAGAGCCTGGCGCTGGTCGATCCCGACAGCACTTCGGGTGCGCTGATACCGCGCCATGTATTTCCACGCGTGGTCCAGACGCCTTTGGAAAAATATTTTGGGCAATTGGTGTATAGCGGTGCGCATGATCAATCGATGCAAAACCTGAAGAAGGGCAAGATTGATGCTGCCTTCATTTCCAGCGCCAGCCTGGCGATGCCGGTCGCAAACAGCGGCGTCAAAACGGAAGATTTCCGGGTCTTGTGGCGTTCGGCGGCCATCCCGCGTAATCCCTTTGTCTTGCGTGGTCGCTTGTGCGCCGATATCAAGAAAAAGATCATAGCGGTCTTCCTTGATAGCGGCGGCAATGCCAATGAAAACCTGATGCGCCAGTTGAACGTCACACGCTTCGTTCCCGTCAGCGACAAGGATTATCAAATCGTGCGCGACTTGCCCTGA